The Methanobrevibacter oralis genomic sequence GTAGCTACTCTTGCTGCATTATATAGATATCATAATATTCGTTTTAATAAAAAATCTTTGGCTCATGATGCTCATATGGTTGAACAAGCAGTTCAAGGAGTTGCAAGTCCTTTAGATACTTTAGTTTCTACTTATGGTGGTCTTGTTTATTTATCTAGAAATAAAAAAGTTGAACATTTTAAAGTTAATTTTAATGTTCCTTTTGTTGTAGGATACACCCATAAGCATGGAAACACAGGTAAAATTGTTAAAGATGTTAGAAATCTAAAGAATAATAATCCTAAAATAATTAATCCAGTTATTACTTCAATGGGTAATTTAACTAATTATGCTAAACAAGCTATTTTAAAAGGAGATTTTAAAAAAGTTGGTGAATTAATGAACATTAATCATGGATTTTTAGATGTTTTAGGTGTTAATACTTTAGAATTATCTAGAATGGTCTATGTTGCAAGAGGTGCAGGAGCCATTGGTTCTAAAATTACTGGAGCTGGTGGTGGTGGAAGCATTATTGCACTCTGTCCAGATAAAGTTAATGAAGTGGCCCGTGCAATAAATAAATCAGACAATGTTTTAAAAATTAGATTTACTCGTAAAGGAGTTTCATCAAGGGTTTATGAGTGATTTAAATGATTATTTTAAAAATTGGAGGAAGTAGCTTAACTATTAAAGATTCAAAAAAAAGTGAAGTTAATACCACTGGTCTTTTAAGAATTGCTCGTGAGATTAAATCTTCACTAGACAATTCTTGTAAAGATTTAATAATAGTTCATGGTGCAGGATCATTTGGACACCCTCCAGCTAAAAGATATAAAATTGGGGAAAAATTTGACACTTGTGAGTATCCCCAAAAAAGAATAGGATTTTGTGAAACACAAAATTCTGTTAAAAAGTTAAATATGCATGTTTGTGATGAATTTATTAAAGAAGGATTACCTGTAGTAGCTATTCCTGCTTCAAGTTTCATGACAGCTACTAATAAAAGAATCACTGATGGTAAGTTAGAAATGTTTAACAAATATTTAAATAAAGGATTTATTCCCATAATTTATGGGGATGTTGTTTTAGATAATGATTTAGAAATATGTGTAATTTCAGGAGATCAATTAGTACAATATTTAGCTTTAAATCTTAATCCTAATAAAGTGATTTTAGCAACAGATGTAGATGGTGTTTATAATAAGAATCCTAAAACACATGATGATGCAATGTTTTTTGAAAAATTCACATCACTTAAAGATTTGGATACTTTAGAAGGAACTACTAATGTTGATGTAACTGGTGGGATGATTGGAAAAATTAAAGAACTTTTATATTTAGCAGATTTAGGAATCGAATCTAAAATAATAAATGCTGAAGTTGAAGATAATATTTTCAAAGCGTTAGAAGATATGGAAGTTAAAGGAACTGTAATTTCAAGGGGAAATTAACATGATTTCAGATAGAAAATTAGAGCATTTATTAATTTGTGAAAATTATGATGTCGAGTTTAAGAATAAAACTACTGGATTTGAAGATGTGGAGTTAATTCATAATGTTCTTCCAGAAATTGATAAAAATGAAATTGATTTATCCACATCAGTTTTTGGTAAAAAATTAGACTCACCTTTATTTATAACAGCTATTACCGGTGGTCATCCAGTTGCAAAAAATATCAATAAACAATTAGCTATTGTGGCTGATGAAAAAAATATTGCTTTAGGAGTAGGTTCTCAGCGTGCAGCTTGTGAATATCCTGAACTTGAGGATACTTATACTGTTGTTCGTGATAATGCTCCAGATTGTTTGTTAGTTGGAAATATTGGAGCACCTCAACTTAATTTAGCCGAAAAGGCTATTGAAATTTTAGATGCTGATATTTTAGCTATTCACTTAAATCCTCTTCAAGAATCTATTCAACCTGAAGGAGACTTAGATGCAAGAGGATATAATGGTTTAATTAGCCAAATAACAGATGCTGTAAATATTCCAGTACTTGCAAAAGAAACTGGTTGTGGAATATCAGCCGAATCAGCTGAGATGTTAGTTAAATCTGGAATTGATTTTATTGATATTGAAGGAGCTGGTGGTACTAGTTGGGCCGCTGTTGAAACTTATAGGGCAGAAGATAAATATTTAGGCGAATTGTTTTGGGATTGGGGAATTCCAACAGCTGTTAGTACGGTAGAAGTTACTAATGCTGTTAATGTTCCTGTTATTTCATCTGGAGGTATTCGTTCAGGTCTTGAAGCTGCTAAAGCTATTGCTCTTGGAGCTGATGCTGTGGGTATGGCATTACCATTTTTAAAGAATTCAAATTCTCAAGATCATTTAATAGATTTTATTAATAAATTCAATGATTCATTAAGACTTGCAATGTTTTTAGTTGGTGCAAATAGCATTGAAGAACTTAAACAATCAAAAATAGTGATATGTGGAAAAACAAGGGAGTGGCTTAATGAAAGAGGAATTAACACACAAAATTATTCAAGGAGATAATATTATATGAGCGTTGAAGTAATTGCAATAGGTGGATATGAAGAAGTCGGGAAAAACATGACTGCTATTTGTATTGGTGAAGATGTCATCATATTTGATATGGGTATCCATCTTGATAGGATTAGCATGCACGAAGATACAGATATTGATCGTATGCATAGCTTAGATTTGATTGAAAGGGGAGTTATTCCAGACGATACATTAATGAAAGATGTTGATGGTAAAGTTAAAGGAATAATATTTTCTCATGGACACTTAGATCATATAGGTGCTGTAGCTAAATTAGCTCACAGATATGATGCACCATTAATAGGGACACCTTATACTGCTGCATTAATTGAAAAACAAATTAAAGGAGAACGTAAATTTAAAGTTAACAATCCAATTAGGGCTTTAAATCCTGGAAGTAAATTGAAACTTTCTAAAGATATTACTTTAGAATTTGTCCAATCTACTCACAGTATTCCTCAAGCAGTATTTCCTGTTTTACATACTTCTGAGGGAATTATTGTTTATGCACTTGACTTTAAATTTGATAACCATCAAAAAGTATCTCCACCACCGGATTATAAACGTTTAAGGGAATTAGGAAGAAAAGGAGTACTTGCATTAATTGTTGAGACAACAAATGCTAAAAACTTTGACGAAGTAAAAACTCATTCAGAAAGAGTTGCACGCAACATTCTTGAAGATGTTATGGAAGGACCTTTATATGAAAAAACTGGTATGATTGTTACAACCTTTTCGTCTCATGTTGAAAGGGTTCAAGCTATTGCTGATATTGCTAAGAAAAGTCACAGGGAAATATTTTTCCTTGGAAGGTCTATGGAAAGATTCTGCGGTATTGCACAAAAACAAGGTATTTTAAAATTGCCAAAAAATGCAACTATTTATGGAAGTCCAAAATCAATTAATAGGGCTTTAATGAAGGCTGATGAAGATAGAGCTAACTATTTACTTGTAACTACTGGACACCAAGGTGAACCTGATGCGTTGCTTCCAAGGATAGCTAGTGGTAAAACTCCATTTAATATTAAAAAAGGAGATAATGTAATTATTTCAGCGCCTATTATTCCTAACCCAACTAATGCTGCTAATAGGCATATTATGGAAAGAAGATTGAAAATAAAAGGTGCAAGAATTTATCCTAATGCGCACGTTTCAGGACATGCAGGAAGAGAAGATCATAGAGAATTCTTACGCATGTTAAAACCGCAACATATTATTCCAGCACATGGAGATTTATCCATGCTTTCTGCTTACGGTGAATTAGCTGAAGAAGAAGGTTACAGAATTGGATATGATGTTCATATTTTAAGAAATGCACAAGCACAAGTTTTTAAAAATTAAGGAGATGATTTTATGAGTGATGTTAAAGCGGTATTAGGGAGTTATTCAACTGATATTATTAAAACAATTGAAGAAGAATTATCTACTATTACTCCAAATAATCTTTGTGAAGCTTCTCTGTATTTAACTAAAGCTGGAGGTAAAATGCTTAGGCCAGCTTTAACTTTAATTACATCCGAAGCAATTGGAGGTTCTAGTGAAAATGCATTAAAATCTGCTGCAGCTATTGAATTAATCCATACTTTTTCACTTATTCATGATGATATCATGGATGATGATGACATGAGAAGAGGCATGCCTTCTGTTCATAAAGTATGGGGTGAGGATGTAGCTATTTTAGCTGGAGATACATTATTTTCAAAAGCTTTTGAAATAATCATGTCTTCAAATCAACAAACAAATACTCCTAATCAAATTAACCAAACATTAGCTACTCTTGCTGATGCTTGCGTTAAAATTTGTGAAGGTCAAGCTTTTGATATGAGTTTTGAAGACAGATTTGATGTTTCAGAAGATGAGTATATGGCTATGATTTTCAAGAAAACAGGCGCATTAATTGCTGCTGCTACTAAAGCTGGAGCTATTATTGGTGGAGCATCTAGTGAAGTCATTGATGCTATGTATGAATATGGAAGGTTAATTGGTCTTGCTTTCCAAATTCAAGATGATTATCTTGATTTAGTAAGTGATGAAGAAACTTTAGGTAAACCTATTGGTTCTGATATTGCTAAGGGTAAAATGACTATTATTGCAATTAATGGTTTAGCTAATTGTGATAATTCTGATAGATTACTTGAAATATTAAAAGATAGCAATAATTCACAAGATGATGTACTAGAAGCTATTGGTATTTTAAATGACTGTGGATCCATTGAATATGCAAGAAATCTTGCTCAAGAAAATGTGATGAAGGCTAAGCAAGTGCTTGAAATATTGCCTGATTCTTCAAGTAAACAAACACTTGCAGACATTGCAAATTTTGTTTTAGAAAGGCATTCTTAAATGTCTTATTTTTTTTATTTTTTTTATTATTTTTTACTAAATTTATAATAATTAGTTAGTATTAATTTATAAAAAAGTAATACTTTTTATTTTATTTTTCTAATAACTTCTTTTTTATTAAATTTAGATATAAAACTTATTTTTTATAATCTAAGATGTTATTGTCGATGATATTATAAATAAAGTATTTTAAGATTTTTTATCTTAAGTTTAAAAAAACTTTGATTTAATTTTATTAATACTTATAGTTAATCAAGAGTTTTAAATTAGTTTATTGGCTTAATAATTATTAATATATCTTTATTTTTATTATTAAACATTAATTAATAGTTATGTTTCTTTTAAAGAATTTTTTTTTAATAATATTTTGAAAAAGATTTATATTATTATTACTTAATATTCATAGATGGTAATGTGTTATAAGAGATAACTTTATAAAAAATTGTGATATCATGAGGTTGTTTATTGAAAAAATTGATATGATTAGACAGAAAGAAAATCTAAAAAATCAGGAAGTTCAACTTGATTTTGATTGGGCGATAGATTTTCGAAATACTGATAGTGAAGTATTTGATTTTGTTTGTACAATAAAATCATTCACACATTTTTCAATGAGGTTCATGTTTGAAGGTTCTGTAGAACTACAACTTTGTGAAAATTTTGTAAAAGATGAAGTTTCTAAAATAATTTTAGACAAAGCTAGTGAGATGATCTTTAATATGATTTCTATTACTCGCGATTCATCTATAAATTTACAAAATGAAAATATTTTGGCTAATAATATTTTCAATGAATTATATTAATTGTCTCTTAAATTAAATAATTATTAATCATTTGGAGAATTTGTACATGTTAAAAATTCAACATACAGTTTGTCCTTCTTGTAGCGTTGGTTGTGGAATCGACATAATTTCAAAAGATGGTGAAGTTGTTGGAACTTTTCCATATAAAAGGAATGTGATAAACGAAGGCAAAAATTGTTTAAACGGCAGAAATTCGATTGAGTGCTTTGAATCTAGAATATTAACTCCATTAGTTTCTAAAAGAAGTAGTGATCTTAGCGAAGCATTAAAGATAATTGCAGATGAATTAAAAAATAGTAATCCTGATGAAATTGGAGTAATTTGTTCTGGAAATAATTCTAATGAGGAAATTATAGCTATTAAAGAATTTGCTAATAAAATGGGTTATAAAATTGGCTTTTCTTCTGATAATTTCCCTAATTATGATGGTGAATTAGCTAGATATGATGATGTGGATAATGCCAAGGATATTTATCTTATTGGGGATGTTGTTTATAATAGTCCTCTTGTAGGTAGGCGGGTTTTTCATGCTTTAGATAATGGTGCAAGTATTCTTGCAATTGGAACTGAAGATAAAGGGGTTACTGCATTAAATTTTGAATTTACTCTTGTTGATCATATCTCTGATTATTTCAATGATGCAGACATAGCTAATGATTCAATTATTATTATAAATGAAATTGACTCCTCTGATGAATTTGAAATTATTAAAAGCATTGCAGAAAAAACTAATTCTAAACTTTTACCTATTTTCAGCAAATGTAATACTAAAGGTGCTTTAAGTGAACTTGAAGCTAATCCAATTAGTGATGTTATAGAATCTTCTAGTATTTTACTTGTTTTTGGTGAAGATGAAATTGAAGATTTAACTAAGGTTAAAAAGATATTTACATTTTCTGCACATGAAAATGATGTAACTGATGCTTCTGAAGTGGTTATTCCAATTAAATTTTGGATTGAAAATGGTGGTAGTTTTACAAACGCAATGGGTGATGTTCAAAACTTTGTACAAATCCTTGATGCACCCGAAGGTATTTTAAGTGGAATTGAAATCGTTGAAAAATTACAAGAAAAAGTGTAGTGATAAAATGAGTTTTAATTATGTTTTAGCTAAATCTAAAGTCTCTGATATATTTGGCGCTGGAGAATGTGGTGGAGCAGTCACTAGTATTTTTAAATATTTACTAGATAATGAAATTGTCGATGGTGTTTTAACATTATGTGCTGGTGAAGATATTTATGATGGTGTTCCAACATTCATTACAGATTCTGATGATTTAATTTCAACAGCAGGTTCTCTTCATTGCGCTCCTACTTTAATTGGAGATTTAATAAGCAAACATTTATTTGATAAAAAAGTTGCCGTTGCTGTTAAACCATGTGATATTCGTTCAATCGAAGAGTTAATTAAACGTCATAAAATTAATCCAGATAATGTTATATCAATAGGCCTTAACTGTGGTGGAACAGTATCCCCAGTTACTGGTCGTAAAATGATTGAAACATATTATGAAGTTAATCCTGATGATGTTGTATCTGAAGAAATTGATAAAGGACAATTCATAATCGAACTTAAAGATGGAAGTGAAAAAGGAATTAAAATTCACGATTTAGAAGAAAAAGGATTAGGTCGTCGTAAAAATTGTCAAAGATGCGATATTAAAATCCCAAGAAAAGCAAATATTGCTTGTGGAAATTGGGGTGCTGAAGATGGGTGGACATTTATCGAGGTTAATGATGAAAAAGGTCATGAAATAATAAATGGTGCTAAAGGAGCTGGTTTAATTGAAACTAAATCACCTCAAGAAGCAGCTGTTGAAGCTAGATCTAAAGTTGAAAATATCATGATTAAACTTAGTAAAAAACAACAAAATACAGCATATCCTAGTGCAGTTGATGCGGATTATTGGAATAGATGTATTAAATGTTACGGATGTAGGGATGTCTGTCCGATATGTTACTGTTATAATAATTGTGAGATTGATAAGAAATACTTTAAGGAATCTGGTTCTATTCCTCCTCATCCAATCGAATTCCAAGGTATTAGATTATCACACATGGGTTTCAGTTGTGTAGATTGTGGCCAATGTGAAGATGTTTGTCCGGTAGACATTCCTGTATCATTAATTTTTGATAAAATGCAGAAAAAATATTGTGATAGGACTGGATATATAGCTGGAGTTTCTGATGATAAAAAACCTCCACTTTACAGTCCCGAAAAGGGTTTATTATAAGGTGATAATGTGGCTGATGATATTAAAATTGTGGGTTTATTATGTAACTGGTGTTGTTATGGAGGTGCAGATACTGCAGGAACGGCTCGTATGCAATATCCACCAAATATAAGAATTATCAGAGTAATGTGCTCGGGAAGGATTAATCCATCTATGGTTTTCAAGGCATTTAAAGAAGGTGCTGATGGTGTATTTGTTGGAGGATGCCATATTGGAGATTGCCATTATGATGCAGGAAATTATAAATGGTCTCGTAGAGCAAAAATTGTAGAAGACATTATTGAAGAATTTGGTATTGATGAAGAAAGATTCCGTTTTGAATGGATTTCAGCTTCAGAAGGAGAAAAATTTCAAAAAACAATGGAAGAATTTCATAAAACTTTATCTAAATTAGGTCCATTAGAATTAGGACTATAAAAAATAGGATAGTTATCATTTGATAACTATTAACTATTTTTCTAATATTAGAGGATGTTTAGTTTTCTAATATTAGAAAGGTAGTTTTCTATCTTTCGTGTTATTTTATATTTAAAAAAATACATCTCAGCCGGAAAGTATTTATTATTAATAGCTCTAGATAATAAATATTTCTTTCCTCCAAAAATATAAAATAATTATTTAAATGATGGTTTCGGTATATGTCTGCCCATATACAAAAACTGTCCACAATATCTACTATAGCTATTAATTAACTTTAATAGCTATATATAATTTTATTTTGCATGCTATTTTTAAGAAAGTTTTATTAACTATTTTTTAACATATACTAATGTAAATTAGATATATAATTGGTGTTATTATGCTTAAATGCAAAAATTGTGGTTTAGAAATAGAAAATGGAAAATTTTGTCCTAGTTGTGGATGTGAACTTTTAGATGAGGAAGTTATTGAAAAATCATCTGTTAAGGATTTAGATAACTCTGTAATTGATGCTGAAATAAAAAAAGATTTTAATAATCAAGAGGATGATTTGGAAGTAAATAACGAATCTTTTAATCAAGAAGAATCAAAGTCTTGCCCTTCCTGTGGTGCTGACATGGGTGATGCTAAATTTTGTCCTTCTTGTGGGGCTAAAGTAGAAGCTGATGATGAAGGAGATATTAATTTCTGTTTTAATTGTGGAGCTGAAATTGGGGATGCTAAATTTTGTCCTAATTGTGGATCACCTGTAGAAGACCAAAAAGCCACATTAAGTTGTCCATCTTGTGGAACTGAAGTGGGTGATGCTAAATTTTGTCCTAATTGTGGTCATTCGATGGTTAATTCGGGTAATTCTGTTAAAAATACTAAATATTGTACTAATTGTGCATCAGAAATTGATGTTAATGCAGTAATTTGCCCTAATTGTGGTGTTCGTGTTGCAAATCTAGAAGAAAAAAGTGTGGGAGTTGCAGCATTATTAAGCATAATATTTCCAGGTTTAGGTCATTTATATGTTGGATTAAATAATAAATGTTTAACATTTATTATTGCATATATTGTATCCGCTATTTTATGTGTAATAATTATTGGTATTGTTTTAGTAATAATTGTTTGGATCTGGGCTTTAGTAGATATTATTAAGTCAACAGAAGCAATAAATGAAGGTAAAGATGTTGAAGATAAATTATTTTAAATTATCTTTCTTTTTAATTTTTTTCATCTGATTTATAAATCTCTCATCATAATTTCTAGCTATATCTTCGTATTTATTCCAGATTCCAATAGCAGTATTTGGAAGAACATTTCTTTTATCTTCAGAAAACTTTGTGTAAGTATGAAGCATTTCTTTTGAATCAGATATTAATACTTTAACAAATGGAACATCTGCTTTGTAAATATTAATGTCAGCTTCTTTAAATAAATCTATAATATCAATTTCGCTCTGGTTTATGTAACATTTAGGGGAAGCTAGAATATTAATATTTAAATCTGATCTATTTTTAAAAGCTTTAATAAGAGCTTCTCCTTCACATTCAAATAAAAATCCTATCCTCATATTTATTGTATGTTTTGCTCGTTTAATTATTTCTAATTCTTTTGAAATGATTTTTTCAACACCATATATTCTCCATATTGGAGCTTGGACTTGATTCATTCCATTTTCATAAATATTAGTTAGTCTTGTAATCGAATCATCAATTTCACTATCAATTTTGTCTTTTTCACGACTTAATACTTCAACTGGGGAGTTTGCATGATAAATTAATGGTCTGCCATCTTCGATTGTGATAAAATTTTTTCGGTTAAGGCTTTTCAAAACATCATATATTTTGCTTGAAGGAATGTTCGATTTTTCACTAATTTCACTTGCTGTAGCTGTGATTAATGAAGTGAGTTTTACATATGTCGTTGCTTCATACATTGTCAGTCCAATTCTTTTAAGTAGGTCTATATCTTCATCCATAATTATAATATGGTGGTAGGAGTTTATAACTTTATCACTTTTCACCCTGAAATAGTGACAAAATACTTATATACTTTTTAAGTTAACTTTTAATTATAGACTTTTAAGGAGATTAGTATTATGGCAGATGGATTAGACATGTTTTGTTATCAGTGTTCCCAAACCGCTAGGGGTACTGGCTGTACTGTTAGAGGGGTTTGTGGTAAAATACCGACCGTAGCTAGGTTACAAGATAACTTAATTTTCACAATGAAGGGTATTAGTGCATACAACTACAATGCAAATGTTTTAGGAGAATATAATCCAGAAATTGACGCATTTCTAACAAAAGGATTATATACAACTTTAACTAATGTTAACTTCGATGTTGAAGATTTAGTTGCTTTAGCTCTTGAAGCTGGAGAAAAAAGTGTAGATGTAATGAGATTACTTAAAAACGCTCATATTAAAGCTTATGGCGAACCAAGACCTGTTGAAGTAAAAGTTGGAGCTCAAGAAGGACCAGCTATCATTGT encodes the following:
- a CDS encoding TrmB family transcriptional regulator, whose protein sequence is MDEDIDLLKRIGLTMYEATTYVKLTSLITATASEISEKSNIPSSKIYDVLKSLNRKNFITIEDGRPLIYHANSPVEVLSREKDKIDSEIDDSITRLTNIYENGMNQVQAPIWRIYGVEKIISKELEIIKRAKHTINMRIGFLFECEGEALIKAFKNRSDLNINILASPKCYINQSEIDIIDLFKEADINIYKADVPFVKVLISDSKEMLHTYTKFSEDKRNVLPNTAIGIWNKYEDIARNYDERFINQMKKIKKKDNLK
- a CDS encoding Coenzyme F420 hydrogenase/dehydrogenase, beta subunit C-terminal domain — translated: MSFNYVLAKSKVSDIFGAGECGGAVTSIFKYLLDNEIVDGVLTLCAGEDIYDGVPTFITDSDDLISTAGSLHCAPTLIGDLISKHLFDKKVAVAVKPCDIRSIEELIKRHKINPDNVISIGLNCGGTVSPVTGRKMIETYYEVNPDDVVSEEIDKGQFIIELKDGSEKGIKIHDLEEKGLGRRKNCQRCDIKIPRKANIACGNWGAEDGWTFIEVNDEKGHEIINGAKGAGLIETKSPQEAAVEARSKVENIMIKLSKKQQNTAYPSAVDADYWNRCIKCYGCRDVCPICYCYNNCEIDKKYFKESGSIPPHPIEFQGIRLSHMGFSCVDCGQCEDVCPVDIPVSLIFDKMQKKYCDRTGYIAGVSDDKKPPLYSPEKGLL
- a CDS encoding hydrogenase iron-sulfur subunit, which translates into the protein MADDIKIVGLLCNWCCYGGADTAGTARMQYPPNIRIIRVMCSGRINPSMVFKAFKEGADGVFVGGCHIGDCHYDAGNYKWSRRAKIVEDIIEEFGIDEERFRFEWISASEGEKFQKTMEEFHKTLSKLGPLELGL
- the fni gene encoding type 2 isopentenyl-diphosphate Delta-isomerase — protein: MISDRKLEHLLICENYDVEFKNKTTGFEDVELIHNVLPEIDKNEIDLSTSVFGKKLDSPLFITAITGGHPVAKNINKQLAIVADEKNIALGVGSQRAACEYPELEDTYTVVRDNAPDCLLVGNIGAPQLNLAEKAIEILDADILAIHLNPLQESIQPEGDLDARGYNGLISQITDAVNIPVLAKETGCGISAESAEMLVKSGIDFIDIEGAGGTSWAAVETYRAEDKYLGELFWDWGIPTAVSTVEVTNAVNVPVISSGGIRSGLEAAKAIALGADAVGMALPFLKNSNSQDHLIDFINKFNDSLRLAMFLVGANSIEELKQSKIVICGKTREWLNERGINTQNYSRR
- a CDS encoding RNase J family beta-CASP ribonuclease, which produces MSVEVIAIGGYEEVGKNMTAICIGEDVIIFDMGIHLDRISMHEDTDIDRMHSLDLIERGVIPDDTLMKDVDGKVKGIIFSHGHLDHIGAVAKLAHRYDAPLIGTPYTAALIEKQIKGERKFKVNNPIRALNPGSKLKLSKDITLEFVQSTHSIPQAVFPVLHTSEGIIVYALDFKFDNHQKVSPPPDYKRLRELGRKGVLALIVETTNAKNFDEVKTHSERVARNILEDVMEGPLYEKTGMIVTTFSSHVERVQAIADIAKKSHREIFFLGRSMERFCGIAQKQGILKLPKNATIYGSPKSINRALMKADEDRANYLLVTTGHQGEPDALLPRIASGKTPFNIKKGDNVIISAPIIPNPTNAANRHIMERRLKIKGARIYPNAHVSGHAGREDHREFLRMLKPQHIIPAHGDLSMLSAYGELAEEEGYRIGYDVHILRNAQAQVFKN
- a CDS encoding isopentenyl phosphate kinase, translating into MIILKIGGSSLTIKDSKKSEVNTTGLLRIAREIKSSLDNSCKDLIIVHGAGSFGHPPAKRYKIGEKFDTCEYPQKRIGFCETQNSVKKLNMHVCDEFIKEGLPVVAIPASSFMTATNKRITDGKLEMFNKYLNKGFIPIIYGDVVLDNDLEICVISGDQLVQYLALNLNPNKVILATDVDGVYNKNPKTHDDAMFFEKFTSLKDLDTLEGTTNVDVTGGMIGKIKELLYLADLGIESKIINAEVEDNIFKALEDMEVKGTVISRGN
- the mvk gene encoding mevalonate kinase; the protein is MKAIASAPAKTILFGEHSVVYDEPAIAGAVNKRAYVEITKSDRDKSILRSYDLNFEVELDTKHKKYILKKGKPGIIRYILEALNRVHDHTPIEMTLSSSVPIGSGLGSSAAVTVATLAALYRYHNIRFNKKSLAHDAHMVEQAVQGVASPLDTLVSTYGGLVYLSRNKKVEHFKVNFNVPFVVGYTHKHGNTGKIVKDVRNLKNNNPKIINPVITSMGNLTNYAKQAILKGDFKKVGELMNINHGFLDVLGVNTLELSRMVYVARGAGAIGSKITGAGGGGSIIALCPDKVNEVARAINKSDNVLKIRFTRKGVSSRVYE
- the idsA gene encoding short chain isoprenyl diphosphate synthase IdsA, which translates into the protein MSDVKAVLGSYSTDIIKTIEEELSTITPNNLCEASLYLTKAGGKMLRPALTLITSEAIGGSSENALKSAAAIELIHTFSLIHDDIMDDDDMRRGMPSVHKVWGEDVAILAGDTLFSKAFEIIMSSNQQTNTPNQINQTLATLADACVKICEGQAFDMSFEDRFDVSEDEYMAMIFKKTGALIAAATKAGAIIGGASSEVIDAMYEYGRLIGLAFQIQDDYLDLVSDEETLGKPIGSDIAKGKMTIIAINGLANCDNSDRLLEILKDSNNSQDDVLEAIGILNDCGSIEYARNLAQENVMKAKQVLEILPDSSSKQTLADIANFVLERHS
- a CDS encoding zinc ribbon domain-containing protein, producing the protein MLKCKNCGLEIENGKFCPSCGCELLDEEVIEKSSVKDLDNSVIDAEIKKDFNNQEDDLEVNNESFNQEESKSCPSCGADMGDAKFCPSCGAKVEADDEGDINFCFNCGAEIGDAKFCPNCGSPVEDQKATLSCPSCGTEVGDAKFCPNCGHSMVNSGNSVKNTKYCTNCASEIDVNAVICPNCGVRVANLEEKSVGVAALLSIIFPGLGHLYVGLNNKCLTFIIAYIVSAILCVIIIGIVLVIIVWIWALVDIIKSTEAINEGKDVEDKLF
- a CDS encoding molybdopterin-dependent oxidoreductase produces the protein MLKIQHTVCPSCSVGCGIDIISKDGEVVGTFPYKRNVINEGKNCLNGRNSIECFESRILTPLVSKRSSDLSEALKIIADELKNSNPDEIGVICSGNNSNEEIIAIKEFANKMGYKIGFSSDNFPNYDGELARYDDVDNAKDIYLIGDVVYNSPLVGRRVFHALDNGASILAIGTEDKGVTALNFEFTLVDHISDYFNDADIANDSIIIINEIDSSDEFEIIKSIAEKTNSKLLPIFSKCNTKGALSELEANPISDVIESSSILLVFGEDEIEDLTKVKKIFTFSAHENDVTDASEVVIPIKFWIENGGSFTNAMGDVQNFVQILDAPEGILSGIEIVEKLQEKV